The following proteins come from a genomic window of Syntrophobacterales bacterium:
- a CDS encoding SH3 domain-containing protein, with product MAAKIKRRLHLFASPVITSVLMIFLVALAQLAVPSSILAQRTIRDLSALSQNPLSYMQAATADQWLLPPEEQARLNREANLAFFNPWHRQQPHHSRETATWGVQKYENNPGYGSDGRLRSPNWIRSIIENVPVELYPQGLFPAITLRQTDSRMLPTIERHSNYSTPGIKNSFDNFQQSSIPAGTPVFITLISRDKKWLLAETEHLVGWVKAEVVAPVTPAFMTSWENGNYVIIVRDKTPVSGGGGALFFAPLGAVFPKVGGKGESVRIGIPQRDAAGRASLAEGSIPAGAAAEKPLPFTARNVARLAGELVGGKYGWGGFQGKRDCSATTRDLFAPFGILLPRNSIDQAGAGRFVSLLGLAPEKKEALITQQGVPWRTLLWTPGHIMLYIGTYRGKPLIFHNFWKVGTKGANGVKGRIIVGKTVITTLHPGSELPDRDLPDADILFGLQGMILLGEKNQQLLPAPPLK from the coding sequence ATGGCTGCCAAAATAAAGAGACGCCTGCATCTTTTCGCGTCGCCTGTAATCACATCAGTCCTGATGATTTTTCTTGTGGCGCTGGCGCAACTGGCAGTTCCGTCAAGCATTCTGGCGCAGCGAACGATCCGCGATCTTTCCGCCCTCAGTCAGAATCCGCTTTCCTACATGCAAGCCGCCACCGCCGATCAATGGCTGCTGCCGCCGGAAGAGCAGGCGCGCCTGAACAGGGAAGCAAACCTTGCGTTTTTTAACCCGTGGCATCGTCAACAACCGCACCACAGCCGGGAAACGGCAACCTGGGGGGTGCAAAAATATGAAAACAATCCTGGTTATGGAAGCGACGGACGGCTCCGCAGCCCAAACTGGATAAGATCAATCATTGAAAATGTTCCCGTCGAACTCTATCCGCAAGGGCTGTTTCCTGCAATAACGTTAAGGCAAACCGATTCCCGAATGCTGCCAACCATAGAGCGCCATTCGAATTATTCGACGCCGGGGATAAAAAACTCGTTCGACAACTTTCAGCAGTCCTCTATCCCGGCGGGGACTCCCGTTTTTATCACGTTAATCAGTCGGGATAAAAAATGGCTGCTTGCGGAGACCGAACACCTTGTCGGCTGGGTTAAGGCCGAGGTGGTCGCTCCCGTGACGCCCGCTTTTATGACATCCTGGGAAAATGGAAACTATGTAATTATCGTGCGGGACAAAACGCCGGTTTCAGGCGGCGGGGGCGCCCTGTTTTTCGCGCCGCTGGGGGCCGTTTTCCCCAAAGTCGGGGGCAAGGGCGAAAGCGTGCGCATCGGAATTCCGCAAAGGGACGCCGCCGGCAGGGCCTCGTTAGCCGAAGGAAGCATCCCGGCAGGAGCGGCGGCCGAAAAGCCGCTTCCTTTCACCGCTCGTAATGTCGCGCGCCTTGCCGGCGAACTCGTCGGCGGAAAATACGGCTGGGGGGGATTCCAGGGTAAAAGGGACTGTTCGGCAACAACCAGGGATCTGTTCGCCCCTTTCGGCATCCTGCTGCCGCGCAACTCTATCGACCAGGCCGGCGCCGGGAGGTTCGTGTCGCTGCTTGGGCTTGCGCCTGAAAAAAAAGAGGCGCTCATCACCCAGCAAGGCGTCCCCTGGCGGACGTTGCTCTGGACGCCGGGGCATATCATGCTGTATATTGGAACGTACCGGGGAAAACCTTTGATATTCCACAATTTCTGGAAAGTAGGAACAAAAGGGGCCAATGGCGTAAAGGGCCGGATTATCGTGGGAAAAACGGTCATTACGACGCTTCACCCGGGCAGTGAACTTCCCGACCGGGACCTGCCTGATGCCGACATCCTGTTTGGCCTGCAGGGGATGATCTTGCTCGGGGAGAAGAATCAGCAGTTGTTGCCGGCGCCGCCGCTGAAATAA
- the truA gene encoding tRNA pseudouridine(38-40) synthase TruA, which translates to MKEKNAPPRPKRTGQSFCCKYKLTLEYDGTGYRGWQTQKNARSVQGTLITAASQLFGQGVEIQGAGRTDAGVHALAQVAHLEAPRRIQPQKMLFELNELLPASINILKVEEVADKFHARHTAQARSYIYLLSGRRTAFMKRYVWWVKDALDMGKMQATMEKFHGFHDFSTFADKRIDKNLSTEVQIERLELNSWGDMIVFRIVGSHFLWKMVRRIVGIMVEAGRGNIPPAEVEKLLKSHSDLPAHYTAPTSGLFLEKVLYPGDALAPLALPSLLSSESR; encoded by the coding sequence ATGAAAGAGAAAAATGCGCCGCCGCGCCCGAAAAGAACGGGCCAGTCTTTTTGCTGCAAGTACAAGCTTACCCTGGAGTATGACGGAACCGGCTACCGCGGCTGGCAAACGCAGAAAAACGCCCGGAGCGTGCAGGGAACCCTTATTACGGCAGCGTCGCAACTTTTCGGCCAGGGGGTGGAGATTCAGGGGGCCGGACGCACCGATGCCGGTGTGCACGCGCTGGCCCAGGTTGCCCACCTTGAAGCCCCGCGCCGGATTCAGCCGCAAAAGATGCTTTTCGAACTGAACGAACTGCTCCCCGCCTCGATCAACATTCTCAAGGTCGAGGAGGTCGCGGACAAATTTCACGCCCGGCACACGGCGCAGGCCAGAAGTTATATCTACCTGCTGTCCGGTCGGCGCACCGCCTTTATGAAGCGTTATGTCTGGTGGGTGAAAGATGCTCTCGATATGGGGAAAATGCAGGCGACAATGGAAAAATTCCACGGATTCCACGATTTTTCCACCTTCGCCGATAAAAGGATCGACAAGAATCTCTCGACGGAGGTGCAGATTGAGCGGTTGGAGCTGAACAGTTGGGGGGACATGATCGTCTTTCGCATCGTCGGTTCCCATTTTTTGTGGAAAATGGTGCGGAGAATCGTCGGGATTATGGTCGAGGCGGGGCGGGGAAACATCCCCCCCGCGGAAGTGGAGAAGTTGCTGAAGAGCCATTCCGATCTCCCGGCGCACTACACGGCGCCGACCTCCGGTCTTTTCCTGGAAAAGGTGCTCTATCCGGGAGACGCGCTGGCGCCTTTGGCGCTGCCTTCTCTTCTGTCCTCGGAAAGCCGGTAG
- a CDS encoding ribonuclease D has protein sequence MENRWTFVDNPANLKIAEKKIAAAAVVAIDTEYDSFRYFFDKLCLLQVQTGAETWLIDQMAGLDMAFLGKVFDNPDVLKIFHAGDNDIRILKRDYSFSFRNIFDTHRAASLLGVRQLALSRLLESYLGVTLEKKMQRSRWDLRPLSIDQLNYAALDTVYLPPLYLKLKAELDEKGLEREAERVFAGVTEVVWRPRDIDQSGHRKLPGYRQLTPAQKERLRLLYSWRFDKAQKTDRACFMLLSDHQLVSLARVDEVSAEKIVGPGLLSSAGAQRFGSEIIDILIQ, from the coding sequence ATGGAAAACAGATGGACTTTTGTAGATAACCCGGCAAACCTTAAAATCGCCGAAAAAAAAATCGCTGCCGCCGCCGTTGTCGCCATCGATACGGAGTATGACTCCTTCCGCTATTTCTTCGACAAATTATGCCTGCTTCAGGTTCAAACCGGCGCAGAAACCTGGCTGATCGACCAGATGGCCGGTCTCGATATGGCATTTCTGGGAAAAGTTTTTGACAATCCGGACGTTTTGAAGATCTTTCACGCCGGGGATAACGATATCCGAATTCTCAAACGCGATTACTCATTCTCCTTCCGCAACATCTTTGATACCCATCGCGCCGCCTCCCTGCTGGGGGTGCGCCAGCTTGCCCTTTCCCGCCTGCTGGAGAGCTATCTGGGCGTTACTCTTGAAAAAAAAATGCAACGCTCCCGGTGGGATCTACGGCCCTTGAGTATCGATCAATTGAATTACGCCGCGCTCGATACGGTTTATCTGCCTCCCCTTTATCTCAAACTGAAGGCGGAGCTGGATGAAAAAGGGCTGGAAAGAGAGGCGGAACGGGTTTTTGCCGGGGTAACGGAGGTCGTCTGGAGGCCAAGGGATATCGATCAGAGCGGTCACCGCAAACTCCCCGGCTATCGGCAGCTTACCCCCGCCCAGAAGGAGAGGCTCCGGTTATTGTACAGTTGGCGCTTCGACAAGGCGCAAAAGACCGATCGCGCCTGCTTCATGCTTTTGTCGGATCACCAGCTTGTCTCCCTGGCCCGCGTTGACGAAGTCTCGGCGGAGAAAATAGTCGGGCCGGGGCTGCTCTCGTCGGCGGGTGCGCAACGCTTCGGTTCGGAGATAATTGATATCCTGATTCAGTAA